In Halobaculum magnesiiphilum, the following proteins share a genomic window:
- a CDS encoding pyridoxal phosphate-dependent aminotransferase: protein MTTFSDRVERISISGIREVFEAAGADAINLGLGQPDFPTPEHAKRAAIDAIEAGDTDGYTGNKGTLELREAIADKHARDQGVEVDPGDVIATAGGSEALHLAMEAHVDHGQEVLIPDPGFVAYDALTKLAGGEPVPVPLREDLTIDPAAIEGAITDDTAAFVVNSPGNPTGTVSSEEDVREFARIAREHDVLCISDEVYEHFVFDGDHHSPIEYERDNVVVVNAASKAYSMTGWRLGWVTGASDRIERMLRVHQYVQACASAPAQYAAEAALSGPQSVVDEMHAAYERRRDLVVEGLADAGLDCPTPQGAFYAMPRVPEGFVDECIERGVVVVPGEAFGEHGAGHARISYATGEDDLEAALAIMAEAAEAVR, encoded by the coding sequence ATGACGACGTTCTCCGACCGCGTGGAGCGCATCTCCATCAGCGGCATCCGCGAGGTGTTCGAGGCCGCCGGCGCCGACGCGATCAACCTCGGGCTCGGCCAGCCGGACTTCCCGACCCCCGAGCACGCCAAGCGCGCGGCGATCGACGCCATCGAGGCCGGCGACACCGACGGCTACACCGGCAACAAGGGGACCCTCGAACTCCGGGAGGCGATCGCCGACAAGCACGCCCGTGACCAGGGGGTCGAGGTCGACCCCGGCGACGTGATCGCGACCGCCGGCGGCAGCGAGGCGCTGCACCTCGCGATGGAGGCGCACGTGGATCATGGACAGGAGGTCCTGATCCCCGACCCGGGGTTCGTCGCCTACGACGCCCTGACGAAGCTCGCGGGCGGCGAACCCGTCCCCGTCCCGTTGCGCGAGGACCTGACGATCGATCCGGCGGCGATCGAGGGCGCGATCACCGACGACACGGCCGCGTTCGTCGTCAACTCCCCCGGCAACCCGACCGGGACCGTCTCCTCCGAGGAGGACGTGCGGGAGTTCGCGCGCATCGCCCGCGAGCACGACGTGTTGTGCATCTCCGACGAGGTGTACGAGCACTTCGTCTTCGACGGCGACCATCACTCGCCGATCGAATACGAGCGCGACAACGTCGTCGTCGTCAACGCCGCCTCGAAGGCGTACTCGATGACCGGCTGGCGCCTCGGCTGGGTCACGGGCGCCAGCGACCGGATCGAGCGCATGCTCCGGGTCCACCAGTACGTACAGGCGTGTGCGTCCGCCCCCGCACAGTACGCCGCCGAGGCCGCCCTCTCGGGACCGCAGAGCGTCGTCGACGAGATGCACGCGGCCTACGAGCGCCGCCGCGACCTGGTCGTCGAGGGTCTCGCCGACGCCGGGCTCGACTGCCCGACGCCGCAGGGCGCCTTCTACGCGATGCCGCGCGTGCCCGAGGGCTTCGTCGACGAGTGCATCGAGCGCGGCGTCGTCGTCGTCCCCGGCGAGGCGTTCGGCGAGCACGGCGCCGGCCACGCGCGCATCTCCTACGCCACCGGCGAGGACGACCTGGAGGCGGCGCTTGCGATCATGGCCGAGGCCGCCGAGGCGGTACGGTGA